The Nocardia arthritidis genome has a window encoding:
- the trpS gene encoding tryptophan--tRNA ligase, protein MNSFTATRARSDQLAADVAAHPDRYRILTGERPTGPLHLGHYFGTIAERVRLHGRGVDTFIILADYQVITDRDGIGQVRDNVYGAVMDYLAAGIDPETATIFTHSAVPALNQLILPFLSLVTEAELHRNPTVKAEHSASGRALSALLLTYPVHQAADILFCKGNLVPVGKDNLPHVELTRVLARRFNDRYGKVFPEPDALLTSAPEVPGLDGRKMSKSYGNAITLGMTADETAAVIRRAPTDSERRITFDPQGRPGISALLSTAALCVGIDEHTLADQIGDRGAGALKQRTTELVNDYFAAHRRRRADLARQPDLVRDILRAGNGRANAIAERTLDEVRAAMGTSY, encoded by the coding sequence ATGAATTCCTTCACCGCTACCAGAGCCCGCAGCGACCAGCTGGCCGCCGATGTCGCCGCCCACCCGGACCGCTACCGCATCCTCACCGGTGAACGCCCGACCGGCCCACTGCATCTCGGCCACTACTTCGGCACCATCGCCGAACGGGTACGGCTGCACGGGCGCGGCGTCGACACCTTCATCATCCTGGCCGACTACCAGGTCATCACCGACCGCGACGGAATCGGGCAGGTCCGCGACAACGTCTACGGCGCGGTTATGGACTACCTTGCCGCGGGCATAGATCCGGAAACCGCGACGATCTTCACCCACTCCGCGGTCCCCGCGCTGAACCAGCTGATTCTGCCGTTCCTCAGCCTGGTCACCGAGGCCGAACTCCATCGCAACCCCACCGTCAAGGCCGAACACAGCGCATCGGGGCGGGCATTGAGCGCGCTGCTGCTGACCTATCCGGTGCATCAGGCCGCCGACATCCTTTTCTGCAAGGGGAATCTGGTGCCGGTCGGCAAGGACAACCTGCCGCACGTCGAGCTGACCAGGGTGCTGGCCCGCCGATTCAACGATCGCTACGGCAAGGTATTTCCGGAGCCCGATGCGCTGCTCACCAGCGCACCGGAGGTGCCGGGCCTGGACGGCAGGAAGATGTCCAAGAGCTACGGGAACGCGATCACGCTCGGCATGACAGCCGACGAGACCGCGGCCGTCATCCGGCGCGCCCCGACCGACTCGGAACGCCGCATCACCTTCGATCCCCAAGGGCGCCCGGGCATTTCGGCGCTGCTGAGCACCGCCGCACTGTGCGTCGGCATCGATGAGCACACGCTCGCCGACCAGATCGGCGACCGCGGCGCGGGCGCGCTCAAACAGCGAACAACCGAATTGGTGAACGACTACTTCGCCGCCCATCGCCGCCGCCGCGCGGACCTGGCGCGGCAGCCGGATCTGGTGCGCGACATCCTGCGCGCCGGGAACGGGCGGGCCAACGCGATCGCCGAGCGGACCCTCGACGAGGTGCGCGCGGCCATGGGCACCAGCTACTGA
- a CDS encoding tryptophan 2,3-dioxygenase — MAQNADSTTTATPALTYGSYLALDELLNAQHPRSDEHDELLFIVIHQVYELWFKQLLHELGLLQQKLAAGDTPHALHTLKRILTILKVVVAQIDVLETMTPRQFAGFRARLAASSGFQSAQFRELEAVLGRRDTAAFAHYPADSTGRARIEAAMARPSLYDSFLHYLAKQGYPVPAGWLERDVRESATPAPELQEILLRVYADDGGPAQVAERLVDVDEGLQEWRYRHVMMVRRTIGDKPGTGGSSGADYLRGTLFRPVFADLWAVRSRL, encoded by the coding sequence ATGGCACAAAATGCTGATTCGACAACCACCGCGACACCGGCGTTGACCTACGGTTCGTATCTTGCGCTGGACGAACTCCTGAACGCCCAGCACCCGCGCTCGGACGAGCACGACGAGCTGCTGTTCATCGTCATCCACCAGGTGTACGAGTTGTGGTTCAAACAGCTGCTGCACGAACTGGGCCTGCTGCAGCAGAAGCTGGCGGCGGGCGACACGCCGCACGCGCTGCACACGCTGAAGCGGATCCTGACCATCCTCAAGGTGGTCGTCGCGCAGATCGACGTGCTGGAGACGATGACACCCCGGCAGTTCGCCGGTTTCCGCGCCCGGCTCGCCGCATCGAGCGGATTCCAGTCGGCGCAGTTCCGTGAGCTGGAGGCGGTGCTCGGCCGCCGGGATACCGCGGCGTTCGCGCACTATCCGGCGGACAGCACGGGCCGGGCGCGGATCGAGGCGGCGATGGCGCGGCCGTCGCTGTACGACTCGTTCCTGCACTATCTGGCTAAGCAAGGCTATCCGGTCCCGGCCGGGTGGCTCGAGCGCGATGTTCGCGAATCCGCAACGCCCGCACCGGAATTGCAAGAGATTCTGCTGCGCGTCTACGCCGACGACGGCGGCCCGGCCCAGGTGGCCGAGCGGCTCGTCGACGTGGACGAGGGGCTGCAGGAGTGGCGCTACCGGCACGTGATGATGGTGCGGCGCACCATCGGCGACAAGCCGGGCACCGGCGGCTCCTCCGGCGCGGATTACCTGCGCGGCACACTTTTCCGGCCGGTATTCGCCGACCTCTGGGCGGTTCGGAGCCGCCTGTGA
- a CDS encoding kynureninase, which produces MITLEDLRGTPNALAPHYSRFRVDERALLTGHSHQAWPDVALRGQIEAFTDAADAVDAKWDRAFRKADAVKDGFRRIFGDPAAELALSANTHELVVRFLSSLDLRARPRLVTTAGEFHSIRRQLARLAEAGIEIVRLPTDPVETLAERLAAAIDDRTAAVLVSAVLFETSRIVPQLGELAERCAHLGVEALVDAYHALGVVPFSVPELGLTEAWLVGGGYKYLQLGEGNCFLRVPPHARDYRPVITGWYAEYGELSAGRDDDLVNYAPGGNRFAGATYDPTSHYRATQVFDFFAEHGLDPALLRRISLHQNELLAQRFDGLDAPPDLIDRDRRAPRTAFGGFLALRTPRAAELRNALAKRGVSTDSRGDYLRFGPAPYLSDLQLESAIAALGDALRTLRP; this is translated from the coding sequence GTGATCACGCTCGAAGACCTACGCGGCACCCCGAACGCGTTGGCCCCGCACTATTCTCGCTTCCGAGTGGACGAACGGGCGCTGCTCACCGGACATTCCCATCAGGCGTGGCCCGATGTGGCGCTGCGCGGGCAGATCGAGGCGTTCACCGATGCCGCCGATGCGGTGGATGCCAAGTGGGACCGCGCATTTCGCAAGGCCGACGCGGTGAAGGACGGATTCCGGCGGATATTCGGCGATCCCGCGGCGGAACTCGCACTGAGCGCGAATACCCACGAGCTCGTCGTACGGTTCCTGTCCAGCCTCGACTTGCGCGCGCGACCACGCCTGGTCACCACCGCCGGTGAATTCCACAGCATTCGACGGCAATTGGCACGGCTCGCGGAGGCGGGCATCGAAATCGTCCGGCTGCCAACCGATCCGGTCGAGACGCTGGCCGAACGGTTGGCCGCGGCGATCGACGACCGAACGGCGGCCGTACTCGTCTCGGCGGTGCTGTTCGAAACCTCGCGCATAGTCCCGCAACTCGGCGAGCTGGCCGAGCGCTGCGCGCACCTCGGCGTCGAGGCGCTGGTCGACGCGTATCACGCGCTCGGCGTCGTACCCTTCTCCGTGCCCGAACTGGGTTTGACCGAGGCCTGGCTGGTGGGCGGCGGCTACAAGTACCTGCAGCTCGGCGAGGGCAACTGCTTCCTGCGCGTGCCACCGCACGCGCGGGATTACCGGCCGGTGATCACCGGCTGGTACGCGGAATACGGCGAACTGTCCGCCGGACGCGACGACGATCTGGTGAACTACGCGCCGGGCGGAAACCGCTTCGCGGGCGCGACCTACGATCCGACCAGCCACTACCGGGCCACCCAGGTATTCGACTTCTTCGCCGAACACGGACTGGACCCGGCCCTGCTGCGCCGAATCTCGTTGCACCAGAACGAATTACTGGCGCAGCGCTTCGACGGTCTCGATGCGCCGCCGGACCTGATCGACCGGGATCGCCGCGCGCCCCGCACCGCGTTCGGCGGCTTTCTCGCGCTGCGCACGCCCCGCGCCGCCGAGCTGCGCAATGCGCTCGCCAAGCGCGGCGTATCCACCGACAGCCGCGGTGATTATCTGAGATTCGGTCCCGCACCGTATCTTTCGGACCTCCAGCTGGAATCCGCGATAGCCGCGCTCGGCGACGCACTGCGCACGCTCCGGCCGTGA